One Pleurocapsa sp. PCC 7327 DNA segment encodes these proteins:
- a CDS encoding HetP family heterocyst commitment protein, whose translation MNQPFAYSQSKQTKAMTNEQFEQIVEAIVAGKYSWACVLILRFAGYNPLHYIPYRTYNRLLKDNCLQSKSTQEAASVVKPSQGFSQGRIAQIEDLNHTEEVDRDSTKVRGGMGMGIFRNFWLF comes from the coding sequence ATGAACCAACCATTCGCCTACAGCCAATCCAAACAAACCAAGGCTATGACGAACGAGCAGTTCGAGCAAATCGTCGAAGCTATTGTGGCTGGAAAATATTCTTGGGCTTGCGTTCTCATTCTGCGCTTCGCTGGATACAATCCCCTTCATTACATTCCCTACCGTACTTACAATCGATTGCTCAAGGACAACTGCTTGCAGAGTAAATCAACTCAAGAAGCTGCCTCAGTCGTCAAACCCAGCCAAGGTTTCTCCCAAGGACGAATCGCGCAAATCGAGGATCTCAATCATACCGAAGAAGTCGATCGCGACAGTACGAAAGTTCGCGGCGGTATGGGCATGGGAATTTTTCGGAATTTTTGGTTGTTTTAA
- a CDS encoding hybrid sensor histidine kinase/response regulator: MPLATTDSLSATQWLPTSDWQIRRIPEVSQSARKDKILVVDDSPENLLLVESILQQEGYEIFPAKDGWTALALVKQFVPHLILLDVMMPGMDGFEVTRRIREDPSLPYIPILPIAVHDRPSAVKGLDMGADDFIRKPVDVDELLARVRSLLRLKHSLDRQEQMVKVREDYMSRLAHDLRAPLFAAERVLGLLQQGAFGDLSPSVLEAIAILARSNRNLLEMVNTLLEVYRYEFAQKALDFVRVDLGTLAEEVVRELTPLANEKGLSLTLELDGKDRSLSNFQVLGDRLELRRLLTNLIDNSIKFTDCGSVRVRLYQSPKRSNSDEVAKAWALVTVEDTGPGISAQEQQFLFDRYRVGKHRRSGSGLGLHLSRQIVETHQGTIEVSSEPGRGSIFIVGLPAIT; this comes from the coding sequence ATGCCACTTGCTACAACGGATAGTCTCTCCGCAACGCAATGGCTCCCCACGAGCGACTGGCAAATCCGAAGGATCCCTGAAGTGAGTCAATCCGCTCGCAAAGATAAGATTCTCGTTGTCGATGACTCTCCAGAAAATTTATTGCTGGTGGAGAGTATTTTGCAACAAGAGGGGTATGAAATCTTCCCAGCCAAAGATGGATGGACTGCCCTCGCTCTGGTCAAACAATTTGTCCCTCACCTCATCTTGCTAGACGTAATGATGCCCGGCATGGATGGCTTTGAAGTGACCAGGCGCATTCGAGAAGATCCCAGCCTGCCCTACATTCCTATTTTGCCGATCGCGGTTCACGACCGACCGAGTGCAGTGAAAGGGTTAGACATGGGGGCAGACGATTTCATTCGCAAACCCGTCGATGTAGACGAACTGCTAGCGCGAGTGCGATCGCTGCTGCGGCTCAAACATAGCCTCGATCGGCAAGAACAGATGGTAAAGGTACGCGAGGACTACATGTCTCGCCTAGCCCACGATCTGCGTGCGCCTTTATTCGCTGCCGAGCGCGTGCTAGGCTTATTGCAGCAGGGAGCTTTCGGAGACCTATCGCCTTCTGTTCTAGAAGCGATCGCCATATTAGCTCGTAGCAACCGTAATTTACTGGAGATGGTCAACACGTTACTGGAAGTTTATCGCTATGAATTTGCTCAAAAAGCGTTGGACTTTGTTCGAGTCGATCTGGGAACCTTAGCCGAAGAAGTGGTTCGAGAGTTGACCCCCCTAGCCAATGAAAAGGGACTCTCCCTAACCTTAGAGTTGGACGGCAAAGACCGCTCGCTCTCCAACTTTCAAGTTCTAGGCGATCGCCTGGAACTGCGCCGATTGTTGACCAACTTAATTGACAACAGCATCAAATTTACCGATTGCGGCTCGGTTCGAGTGCGCCTGTACCAGTCGCCAAAGCGATCGAATTCAGACGAGGTAGCTAAGGCTTGGGCGCTCGTGACCGTCGAGGATACCGGACCCGGCATCTCCGCTCAAGAGCAGCAGTTCCTCTTCGATCGCTATCGCGTCGGCAAGCACAGACGATCTGGAAGCGGTCTGGGACTTCATTTATCCCGCCAGATCGTGGAAACCCACCAGGGAACGATCGAAGTCAGTTCCGAACCGGGACGGGGTAGTATCTTTATCGTTGGCCTACCTGCAATAACTTAG
- a CDS encoding ammonium transporter — protein sequence MKPSNNRLLLSWQACLLLATLFWLMGIASAAAQSLDSANLEASLREWKVGLDTIWAIFTGCLVFFMNAGFAMLESGFCRQKNAVNLLAKNFIVFALSTVAFWAVGFGVMFGDGNPIIGTSGFFLSGSDNSPRTEISYQGVYSSLAWAGIPLQAKFFFHLGFAGIATTIVSGAVAERIKFLAFFVFSLFLAGIGYPIAGHWIWGNGWLHRLGFWDFAGSTVVHSVGGWAALVGVVLLGPRIGKYQNGNSLALPGHNLTTATLGGLILWLGWFGFNAGSTLAVEPHVITHVLLTTNMAAATGGIAATVTSWWYFGKPDLSVTINGVLSGLVGITASCRFVTIGWAGVIGLVAGVVVVFAVDFFDKLQIDDPVGAIAVHLVGGIWGTLAVALFALGSDVNLNPNFVLYEEGPARGLLIGGGLAGLRQLFVQLLGIASISLLTTILSWLAWSSIKWAVGMRVSFDAELKGLDISEHGLHAYNDFLVKQDLPPRSLRTLLTRRMPPPPGS from the coding sequence TTGAAGCCCTCAAACAATCGATTACTTCTAAGTTGGCAAGCTTGCTTGTTGTTAGCAACCTTATTCTGGTTGATGGGCATAGCAAGTGCTGCCGCTCAATCGCTAGATTCCGCAAACCTAGAAGCAAGTCTGCGAGAGTGGAAAGTCGGACTAGACACGATCTGGGCGATCTTTACAGGGTGTCTAGTCTTTTTTATGAATGCTGGCTTTGCTATGCTCGAATCCGGGTTTTGCCGTCAAAAGAATGCGGTGAACCTCTTGGCGAAAAATTTTATCGTTTTTGCTTTGTCTACCGTTGCATTCTGGGCAGTTGGCTTTGGCGTGATGTTCGGCGATGGCAATCCGATTATTGGCACGAGCGGATTTTTTTTAAGCGGTTCTGATAATAGCCCTAGGACAGAAATTTCCTATCAAGGCGTATACAGTTCTTTGGCTTGGGCGGGAATACCGCTGCAAGCCAAATTTTTCTTTCATTTGGGGTTTGCTGGAATAGCAACAACTATCGTATCTGGTGCGGTTGCCGAACGGATCAAATTTTTGGCGTTTTTTGTCTTCAGTCTTTTTTTAGCTGGCATTGGCTATCCCATCGCCGGACACTGGATTTGGGGCAACGGTTGGTTGCATCGACTCGGATTTTGGGATTTTGCAGGGTCTACAGTCGTTCATTCCGTAGGGGGTTGGGCGGCTTTAGTCGGGGTAGTTTTGCTCGGGCCGCGAATCGGCAAATACCAAAATGGAAACTCCCTAGCCTTGCCCGGTCATAACCTCACAACGGCGACGCTAGGCGGCTTGATTCTCTGGCTGGGTTGGTTTGGCTTCAATGCAGGTTCCACCCTAGCAGTCGAACCTCATGTCATTACCCACGTTCTCTTAACCACCAATATGGCGGCTGCGACGGGAGGAATTGCTGCTACTGTAACCTCTTGGTGGTATTTCGGCAAGCCCGATTTGTCGGTGACGATTAATGGGGTTTTGTCGGGCTTAGTTGGAATTACTGCCTCTTGTCGCTTTGTCACTATCGGCTGGGCGGGAGTCATCGGTCTCGTTGCCGGCGTGGTGGTGGTTTTTGCCGTAGACTTTTTCGACAAATTGCAAATCGACGATCCCGTAGGAGCGATTGCGGTGCATTTAGTAGGAGGGATCTGGGGAACGCTCGCCGTTGCCCTGTTTGCCCTCGGATCCGACGTTAACCTCAATCCCAATTTCGTTCTCTATGAAGAGGGACCAGCGAGGGGATTGTTAATCGGAGGCGGTCTTGCCGGTCTGAGACAACTGTTTGTGCAACTGCTGGGAATCGCCTCTATCAGTCTTTTGACGACGATTTTGAGCTGGCTTGCTTGGTCGTCGATCAAATGGGCAGTTGGGATGAGAGTTTCCTTTGACGCGGAACTGAAGGGATTGGATATTAGCGAACACGGACTCCACGCTTATAACGATTTCTTGGTCAAGCAGGATTTACCGCCTAGATCGCTGCGTACTTTGTTAACTCGACGCATGCCGCCACCGCCTGGTTCTTAA
- a CDS encoding IS5 family transposase (programmed frameshift) yields MTYSQVKNLKPTEFKRLCGVYPETFKEMVKVLEAEKVLQKKTGRPNKLSAEDQILMTLEYWREYRTYFHIGTSWGINETTALRITRKVEDILMKSGLFNLPGKKAVQPQNTEIEIVVVDVAEHEIERPKKKQKAYYSGRQKCHTIKSQVLADAKTRQILCIAHEKGKSHDFKIWKNSKIGIEQQIECLADKGYQGIQKLHPNSRIPNKKKRNQQLSLEQKKFNRKLASERIVIENIHRSLKIFRILSSRYRNRRRRFGLRFNLIAGIYNYELLSHSNYAIA; encoded by the exons ATGACTTACTCTCAAGTAAAAAATTTAAAACCGACAGAGTTTAAACGGCTTTGTGGAGTATATCCAGAGACGTTTAAAGAGATGGTAAAAGTTCTAGAAGCCGAAAAAGTCTTACAAAAAAAAACAGGACGACCAAATAAATTAAGCGCAGAAGACCAAATCTTAATGACTCTTGAATATTGGCGAGAGTATCGCACCTATTTTCATATCGGAACTAGCTGGGGAATAAACGAGACAACGGCTTTACGAATCACCAGAAAAGTAGAAGATATTTTAATGAAATCGGGACTTTTCAATCTGCCTGGGAAAAAAGCTGTTCAACCCCAAAATACAGAAATTGAAATTGTCGTAGTAGATGTAGCAGAACATGAAATAGAAAGACCGA AAAAAAAACAAAAAGCTTACTACAGTGGTCGGCAAAAGTGTCACACGATAAAATCGCAAGTTTTAGCTGACGCAAAAACGAGACAAATTCTTTGTATTGCTCATGAGAAGGGAAAAAGTCATGATTTTAAGATTTGGAAAAATAGTAAAATAGGAATCGAACAACAGATAGAATGTTTGGCTGATAAAGGATATCAAGGAATTCAGAAACTTCATCCCAACAGTAGAATTCCCAACAAAAAAAAGCGCAATCAACAGTTAAGTCTAGAGCAAAAGAAGTTTAATCGTAAGTTAGCAAGTGAAAGGATTGTAATTGAAAATATTCATCGCAGTCTAAAAATATTCAGAATTCTTTCAAGTCGATATCGCAACCGAAGAAGACGGTTTGGGTTGAGATTTAATTTGATTGCTGGCATTTATAATTATGAACTTCTTTCCCACTCCAATTATGCGATCGCGTAA
- a CDS encoding low-complexity tail membrane protein: MTKSFRSEPFLWIHLAGIAIAPLLLQIVWLGLAVGDPLPFVWLELLFLTIVGIVPVFWMQWQRPFDIFSLLLVALKPETLSQQQRQILSQLKTNKQRILSLVVALGMFWVLWQLYRLAPLAALAAAALPQWRILGLSIAGLAFLASNLFVQVPVSVLGVLATSEQQLSATEPFPSEQIPQQFTVPGFKVDKILPTLALD; encoded by the coding sequence ATGACAAAATCATTTCGCTCCGAACCATTTTTGTGGATTCATTTAGCAGGGATTGCGATCGCGCCCCTACTCTTACAAATCGTTTGGTTGGGATTGGCAGTGGGCGATCCCCTGCCCTTCGTTTGGCTGGAGCTGCTGTTTCTCACCATTGTCGGCATCGTCCCCGTATTTTGGATGCAATGGCAGCGTCCTTTTGATATTTTTAGCCTTCTGCTCGTGGCACTCAAACCAGAAACCTTGTCCCAACAGCAGCGACAAATCTTGAGCCAACTAAAAACTAACAAACAGCGAATCTTGAGTCTGGTCGTCGCTCTAGGAATGTTCTGGGTGCTGTGGCAACTCTATCGGCTTGCCCCCCTAGCCGCGCTCGCTGCTGCCGCTTTGCCTCAGTGGCGCATTCTGGGATTGTCAATCGCGGGCTTGGCTTTTTTGGCAAGCAACCTGTTCGTCCAAGTTCCTGTCAGCGTTTTAGGAGTCCTGGCAACCAGCGAGCAACAGCTTAGCGCCACAGAACCGTTTCCAAGCGAACAAATTCCCCAACAATTTACCGTTCCCGGATTTAAAGTAGACAAAATTTTACCGACCTTAGCCCTAGATTAG
- the pap gene encoding polyphosphate:AMP phosphotransferase, with protein MLDTLDLDLALDKVTYQSQIEDLMRQLRALQKACWDKKLPVIVVLEGWAAAGKGALVKKMVNYMDPRGFAVYPIFPPSPQEQRYPFLWRFWHKLPPRGSLAFFYHSWYTHVLEDRLFGRVPDSHVPLLMRDINAFERQLVDDGTAIAKFWIHLGRKELKSRIKKYASDELDSWRIRPEDWQQAKQYQEYSALAEEMLTYTSTGAAPWTLVEGNCKRWARVKVLTQLVATITQALDRLQIPQVETPRLQPQEHLFPTEPDFLAKVDLSLKLDKDEYKKRLREAQVELRKLQLKIHQINLPVLIIFEGWDAAGKGGAIKRLTDILDPRSYKVNAFAAPTDEEKRHHYLWRFWRRIPGGGTIAIFDRSWYGRVLVERIEGFATEAEWRRAYQEINEFEAQLTNGGYVLVKFWMHISSEEQLRRFEERQNNPFKLYKLTEEDWRNRDKWSLYAVAIDQAIARTSTPSAPWTLVAGNDKYYARVKVIETVIEAIKAKLKQR; from the coding sequence ATGCTAGACACTCTCGATCTGGATCTTGCCTTAGATAAAGTTACTTATCAATCTCAAATAGAAGACTTAATGCGTCAGTTACGGGCGCTGCAAAAAGCCTGTTGGGATAAAAAATTACCCGTAATTGTCGTATTAGAAGGATGGGCAGCAGCCGGAAAAGGAGCGTTAGTCAAAAAAATGGTAAATTATATGGATCCGCGCGGTTTTGCGGTTTATCCCATTTTTCCGCCTTCTCCCCAAGAGCAACGCTATCCTTTTCTATGGCGATTTTGGCACAAACTTCCCCCTAGAGGCAGTCTGGCGTTTTTCTATCACAGTTGGTACACTCACGTTCTCGAAGATCGGCTGTTCGGTCGAGTTCCCGACTCCCACGTTCCCCTGTTGATGAGGGATATCAATGCTTTTGAGCGGCAGTTGGTCGATGATGGAACTGCGATCGCTAAATTTTGGATTCATCTGGGGCGCAAAGAACTCAAAAGCCGCATTAAAAAATATGCCTCTGACGAACTCGACTCCTGGCGAATTCGTCCAGAAGATTGGCAGCAAGCCAAACAGTATCAAGAATATTCTGCCCTAGCAGAAGAAATGCTCACCTATACCAGTACTGGCGCTGCCCCTTGGACGTTGGTAGAAGGAAACTGTAAGCGCTGGGCAAGGGTCAAAGTGCTGACTCAATTAGTGGCTACCATTACCCAAGCTTTAGATCGACTCCAGATTCCCCAAGTAGAGACACCCAGATTGCAGCCGCAAGAGCATCTGTTCCCCACCGAACCCGATTTTCTAGCCAAGGTAGATTTAAGCCTGAAACTCGACAAAGACGAATACAAAAAACGATTGCGCGAGGCACAAGTCGAGTTGCGCAAACTCCAGTTAAAAATCCACCAAATCAATCTCCCAGTTTTGATTATTTTTGAAGGCTGGGATGCGGCTGGGAAGGGAGGTGCAATCAAGCGCTTGACTGACATTTTAGATCCCCGCAGTTATAAAGTTAATGCCTTTGCTGCACCTACGGACGAAGAAAAGCGCCACCACTATCTCTGGCGTTTTTGGCGTAGAATTCCTGGCGGTGGAACGATTGCTATTTTCGATCGTAGCTGGTACGGGCGCGTGTTAGTCGAGAGAATCGAAGGTTTTGCCACAGAAGCCGAATGGCGACGCGCCTATCAGGAGATTAACGAGTTTGAAGCCCAATTGACCAATGGCGGCTACGTGTTGGTGAAGTTCTGGATGCATATCAGCTCAGAAGAACAACTAAGACGCTTTGAAGAACGCCAGAATAATCCCTTTAAACTCTACAAACTTACCGAAGAAGATTGGCGCAACCGCGATAAATGGAGTCTCTATGCAGTTGCGATCGATCAGGCGATCGCCCGTACCAGTACTCCATCGGCCCCTTGGACGCTAGTTGCAGGTAACGATAAGTACTATGCCCGCGTCAAGGTGATCGAAACAGTTATTGAAGCGATTAAAGCCAAATTGAAACAGCGATAA
- a CDS encoding HlyD family efflux transporter periplasmic adaptor subunit — protein MKFPPKSSGTSQTPAEISNSSDPKLPPDLSVEEKATSRQESTSLYGGVAGSIPVARLPGSSSSPIPNPSSTVDTKSGRWSPSVQSLLDQPPANLPLRFILGGVAFFVAFGAWAWFGTIEEVGKATGKLVPEGATYKVQPVGSGKVSRIVVKEGQEIKAGQIVAELDTDLAQKELERLKEAISSYQNEVIQKQSLLSQAEMEAKTRAEISAAEQLSQRSAIALAREKALTTRQLIAQQQSELRAYQSRRYHLQPISSASQEYLDQLKNELTSNQERLDRLKTLENEGAVSKEFVFQAEREIREIEQRITQTRLQEVTNVSEKLFDADQSLRDLASRLTENQGALVTRNKEVEQLEAQLAQKQAEANTTQIQAQQKIKQLELEIAQTKAKIADTRNQIAAAQAKLKDNYLKAPVDGVVLSLNLKNPGEVLQPGQTVAEIAPHGVSLVLSAVIPNREAGLIKTGMPVHVKLDAYPYQDYGVIPGEVTVISADAKSNEQLGPVYTVEVKLERDYVTDNQQKVQFKAGQTATADIVIRRRRIADVLLDPIRQLQKDGMDL, from the coding sequence ATGAAATTTCCCCCCAAATCATCTGGAACGAGCCAGACTCCTGCTGAAATCTCAAATAGCAGCGATCCCAAGCTCCCTCCCGATCTGTCGGTTGAAGAAAAAGCAACTTCTCGACAGGAATCCACTTCGCTCTATGGAGGAGTAGCTGGATCTATTCCGGTCGCTAGGCTTCCAGGTTCCTCTAGTTCGCCAATTCCTAATCCCTCATCGACGGTGGATACCAAATCCGGTCGTTGGTCGCCCTCGGTACAGTCCCTATTAGACCAGCCACCCGCCAACCTGCCCTTGCGCTTTATTTTGGGTGGAGTAGCATTTTTTGTGGCTTTCGGTGCTTGGGCTTGGTTCGGCACGATCGAAGAAGTAGGCAAAGCGACAGGAAAGCTAGTGCCAGAGGGGGCAACCTACAAAGTTCAACCTGTAGGTTCCGGGAAAGTCAGCCGTATCGTCGTTAAAGAAGGGCAAGAGATCAAAGCCGGACAAATCGTTGCCGAACTCGATACAGATTTGGCTCAAAAAGAACTCGAACGACTTAAGGAAGCAATCTCTTCCTATCAAAACGAAGTCATTCAAAAACAAAGCTTGCTCTCACAAGCAGAGATGGAAGCCAAAACTCGTGCCGAGATATCCGCAGCCGAACAACTATCGCAGCGGTCGGCGATCGCCCTAGCCAGAGAAAAAGCATTGACTACCCGCCAACTGATCGCTCAGCAACAGTCAGAACTACGAGCCTATCAAAGCAGAAGATATCACCTACAACCAATTTCGAGTGCGTCTCAAGAGTATCTCGATCAACTCAAGAATGAGCTGACGAGCAATCAAGAAAGGCTAGATCGGTTAAAGACTTTAGAAAATGAAGGTGCGGTTTCCAAAGAGTTCGTCTTTCAGGCAGAACGGGAAATAAGAGAAATCGAGCAGCGCATCACCCAAACTAGGCTGCAAGAAGTCACCAACGTCAGCGAAAAGCTATTTGATGCCGACCAATCGCTGCGCGATTTGGCATCTCGCCTAACTGAGAACCAAGGCGCATTGGTAACGAGAAACAAAGAAGTCGAACAACTTGAGGCTCAACTGGCACAAAAACAAGCAGAAGCCAACACCACTCAGATACAAGCCCAACAGAAAATCAAGCAACTCGAACTAGAAATTGCCCAGACGAAAGCCAAGATTGCAGATACCAGAAATCAAATAGCAGCTGCCCAAGCTAAACTCAAAGACAACTATCTCAAAGCTCCCGTCGATGGTGTGGTTCTGTCTCTCAATCTCAAAAATCCCGGCGAAGTGCTCCAACCGGGGCAAACCGTTGCCGAGATTGCTCCCCACGGAGTTTCTCTCGTTCTCTCAGCCGTCATACCAAACAGAGAAGCGGGCTTAATTAAGACCGGAATGCCGGTACACGTTAAGTTGGATGCCTATCCCTATCAGGACTATGGGGTCATTCCCGGTGAAGTGACCGTTATCTCGGCAGATGCTAAATCTAACGAACAACTCGGTCCGGTTTATACGGTAGAAGTCAAACTAGAGCGCGACTACGTGACTGACAACCAGCAAAAAGTCCAATTCAAAGCCGGTCAAACTGCCACCGCCGATATCGTCATTCGTCGCCGCCGGATCGCGGATGTTTTATTAGATCCAATTCGGCAGCTCCAGAAAGACGGCATGGATCTTTAG
- a CDS encoding peptidase domain-containing ABC transporter produces the protein MKPHSEIQEPKPSLDSTAAILPLLLQQVKGHSHTATSIPELSKNFEMRDFQLGDNVENIAGNEKNTAPNEQKIKDLYLICQGRVRLLSFDPHKKREVPTQLLAEGETFGTDSLFSEVVFPYRAIAATNSLRVAKIAADKLLPWLEQLPELKENWSGEAKKRQALIFFRTLTEWRSLSSHRLQHIFSYLTQKKIAAGESLAKVAPAQAGRFWLLGGRVENPTLEVGSSWGHPDHTPDGAFARTDLLAYHLPLEHWETVRAIVTSKDKPAGAKAFAPGAITASSTNDGNVAPAPSTNASASRLKPQPKPSKVEFPKPLQRRFRAWNRYPHNDQQSAADCGATCLKTISQYWGKRLNLNFLRDLTGVGRSGASLKNLAKAAESLGYHARPVRASLNSLASQKNPWIAHWQGDHYIVVYRIGGDRVLVSDPARGRFSLNRQEFLRGWTGYALLLDPTEHLEQLKNEKPSLGRFLGLLVPYRSVAFQIIFASLLIQIFGIVTPLFTQIILDQVVVNKTLTTLHVFSIGALLFGIWGIILSGIRQYLVSYLSNRLDLSMIGGFIRHALMLPLRFFEDRHVGDIITRVQENQKIQRFLISQVVLAWLDFLTGFLYLGLMLYYNWQLALLVIGLVPPIVILTLVATPLLRKVSREVFNKSAEQNSSLVETITGIGTVKTTASERELRWRWEEHLTGFLNAQFRAQKLGINLQTAGGLINSIGNTALLWYGAMLVIQDQLTIGQFVAFNMLIGKVLSPVLSLTNLWDELQEVLISVERLNDVFSAEPEESSENPLLPLPPIKGEVRFENVTFRYNEDDDRNILQNITFTVKPGQTIAIVGRSGSGKSTLVKLLQGLYHPNSGHIWIDGHDIRHVSLQSLRSQLGVVPQECFLFSGTILENITLYRPEYSLEQAVEVAKLAEAHAFIQSMPLGYNTKVGERGANLSGGQRQRVAIARALLGEPRILLLDEATSALDTESERRFQQNLVRLCRNRTTFIIAHRLSTVRNADCILVLDRGILVEQGNHEELMKQQGLYCHLAQQQLDL, from the coding sequence ATGAAACCGCATTCGGAAATACAAGAGCCAAAGCCATCGCTTGATAGTACTGCGGCGATTCTGCCGCTACTTCTACAGCAAGTAAAAGGTCACAGCCATACCGCTACGTCAATTCCCGAGTTGAGTAAAAACTTTGAGATGCGTGACTTTCAGCTAGGAGATAATGTTGAGAATATCGCAGGCAATGAGAAAAATACTGCTCCTAACGAACAAAAGATTAAAGATTTATATTTAATTTGTCAAGGACGAGTGAGGTTGCTGAGTTTCGATCCTCACAAAAAACGAGAAGTCCCGACTCAGTTGTTAGCAGAAGGAGAAACCTTTGGAACTGACTCTCTTTTTAGCGAGGTGGTTTTTCCCTACCGAGCGATCGCGGCGACGAATTCCCTGCGAGTAGCCAAAATTGCAGCTGACAAACTTTTGCCTTGGCTGGAACAATTGCCCGAACTGAAAGAAAATTGGTCGGGCGAGGCAAAAAAACGGCAAGCTCTCATCTTCTTCAGAACCCTAACCGAATGGCGATCGCTCTCCAGCCACCGACTACAACACATTTTTTCCTACTTGACCCAAAAAAAGATTGCCGCTGGAGAATCCCTCGCTAAAGTCGCTCCCGCACAGGCAGGTCGTTTTTGGCTGCTCGGCGGTCGGGTTGAGAATCCGACGCTGGAGGTCGGCAGTTCCTGGGGACATCCAGACCATACACCGGACGGTGCGTTTGCTAGAACGGATTTGTTAGCCTATCATCTCCCTCTCGAACATTGGGAAACGGTTCGCGCGATCGTTACCTCCAAAGACAAACCCGCAGGCGCAAAAGCTTTTGCTCCGGGAGCGATTACCGCCTCTAGTACGAATGACGGCAACGTCGCACCAGCGCCATCTACCAATGCAAGTGCTTCCCGTCTGAAGCCCCAGCCAAAACCGTCAAAAGTTGAATTCCCAAAACCATTGCAGCGTCGCTTTCGCGCCTGGAATCGCTATCCCCATAACGATCAACAGAGCGCTGCCGACTGCGGGGCAACTTGCTTGAAAACGATTAGCCAATATTGGGGAAAACGCCTCAACCTCAATTTCCTGCGCGATTTAACGGGAGTCGGACGATCGGGAGCTTCGCTGAAAAACTTGGCTAAAGCCGCTGAGAGCCTCGGATACCACGCGCGACCCGTGCGAGCGAGTCTCAACAGCCTCGCCTCGCAAAAAAATCCTTGGATCGCCCACTGGCAAGGCGATCACTATATTGTCGTTTACCGCATCGGCGGCGATCGCGTCCTGGTTTCTGACCCTGCCAGAGGTAGGTTCTCTTTGAACCGCCAAGAGTTTCTCAGAGGCTGGACCGGATATGCCTTGCTGCTAGATCCGACCGAGCACCTGGAGCAGCTCAAAAACGAAAAACCCTCGCTGGGGAGATTTTTGGGATTATTAGTTCCCTATCGCTCGGTTGCCTTCCAAATTATTTTTGCATCTCTACTAATCCAGATCTTTGGCATTGTCACGCCCCTGTTTACCCAAATCATTCTCGACCAAGTGGTGGTCAACAAAACGCTGACGACGCTCCACGTTTTTTCGATCGGCGCGCTGCTGTTTGGGATCTGGGGAATCATTCTCTCCGGCATTCGGCAGTATTTGGTAAGCTATCTCTCCAACCGCCTCGATCTGAGCATGATCGGCGGCTTTATTCGTCATGCTCTGATGCTACCCCTACGGTTTTTTGAAGACCGCCATGTGGGAGATATCATTACGCGGGTTCAGGAAAACCAGAAAATCCAACGCTTTCTCATCAGCCAAGTCGTCTTGGCGTGGTTGGATTTTCTGACGGGATTTCTCTATTTGGGGTTGATGTTGTACTACAACTGGCAATTGGCTTTGCTAGTGATAGGTCTCGTTCCCCCGATCGTTATTTTGACCTTAGTCGCTACTCCCCTGTTGCGCAAGGTTTCGCGGGAAGTCTTTAATAAATCTGCCGAACAGAACTCTTCTCTAGTGGAAACGATTACTGGAATCGGAACGGTCAAGACCACCGCTTCGGAACGGGAATTGCGCTGGCGCTGGGAAGAACATTTAACGGGTTTCTTGAATGCTCAATTTCGCGCTCAAAAACTGGGAATTAATTTACAAACGGCTGGCGGATTGATAAATTCCATCGGCAATACCGCTTTGCTGTGGTATGGAGCGATGTTGGTCATTCAAGACCAACTGACGATCGGTCAGTTTGTTGCCTTTAACATGCTCATCGGTAAAGTCCTCAGTCCCGTCCTCTCGCTGACCAATCTCTGGGACGAACTGCAAGAAGTGCTGATCTCGGTAGAACGACTCAACGATGTCTTTTCTGCCGAACCCGAAGAAAGTTCGGAAAACCCCTTATTGCCCCTGCCGCCTATTAAAGGCGAAGTGCGCTTTGAAAATGTCACCTTCCGCTATAACGAAGACGACGATCGCAACATTCTGCAAAATATTACCTTCACGGTCAAGCCCGGACAGACGATCGCGATCGTTGGGCGCAGCGGTTCGGGCAAAAGTACCTTGGTTAAGCTACTGCAAGGCTTATATCACCCCAACAGCGGGCATATCTGGATCGACGGACACGATATCCGTCACGTTTCTCTCCAATCGCTGCGATCGCAACTCGGTGTCGTTCCCCAAGAATGTTTTCTCTTCTCTGGAACGATTTTGGAAAATATTACTCTCTATCGACCGGAATATAGCTTGGAACAAGCGGTCGAAGTCGCTAAACTGGCAGAAGCTCATGCCTTTATTCAATCGATGCCCTTGGGATATAACACCAAAGTCGGAGAGCGTGGGGCAAATCTGTCTGGCGGACAGCGCCAACGAGTTGCGATCGCCCGCGCACTGCTTGGAGAACCGAGAATTCTTCTGTTGGACGAGGCGACCAGCGCTCTCGATACGGAGTCGGAGAGGCGCTTTCAACAAAATCTCGTTCGTCTGTGCCGCAATCGCACGACTTTTATTATCGCCCACCGTCTCTCGACCGTGCGTAACGCCGATTGCATTTTGGTGCTCGATCGAGGCATTCTAGTCGAGCAAGGAAACCACGAAGAGTTGATGAAGCAGCAAGGGCTTTACTGTCACTTGGCACAACAGCAACTCGATCTTTAA